DNA sequence from the Pseudoliparis swirei isolate HS2019 ecotype Mariana Trench chromosome 6, NWPU_hadal_v1, whole genome shotgun sequence genome:
ATCTACTAAAGTTGTGAACGTGggactcttttttttccagatGACCTTTCTCTCGGTTGTCTGGCGCTTCATGTTTTTCTCCCTGTTTTATCTGCAGGTGCACTTGGCTTCTCGGTAAGGGGCATGGGGAACAGTACGCCTCAGTTAAATCGAAATCTAACGCAAGGCTCGCAGCTACCAAGTCATATCACGCCCACGACGGGGGTCCCCACCATGTCCCTACATACCCCTCCGTCACCAAGCAGGTGGGAATAAAGGCAGACTCGGTTAAGACGCAGACTCGTGTGCTTTATGGAAATAACTACGAATAGAAATGACAGTTGACGTGCCACGGGCAAAAGTTTCAACGCACCTAATCGGAGCTGATGATGTGTTCACAGGGGGACATTGCCGATGAACACGAGGAACATGTTGAACCACTCTCAGGTCGGTCAAAGCATCGGGATGAGCGGCAGGACCAACAGTATGGGAAGCTCGGGGCTTGGCAGTCCCAACCGCAGCTCGCCCAGCATCATCTGTATGCCCAAGCAGCAGCCAGCACGCCAGCCCTTCACCATAAACAGGTAGACCCATCCTGCAAAACTCAGCCGTCCCTGCAGAGATCTGCGGTTCTTTGTGTCCTCTACACTTCCTGTCACAGATGTTTTTACGGTAAAGTTGATTTTTGGAATCCTGCctcatctttttgtttttgttttgttttttctatgCAGCATGTCGGGGTTTGGTATGAATCGGAATCAGGCGTTTGGGATGAACAACTCGTTATCAAGCAACATCTTCAATGGCACAGGTTGGTGTGTTTAACTCAGGTGGTTATATCGGGGATCATTAGTTGGAagaattatatttcataattataCCTCGCTGCACATTTGTTAATACCGAGTTGCTGACACGACAAGATTACAGAGTTCACTGTAAAAGGCAGTGAACAGTGTCTTCTTCAAGCAGCAAGAACAACTGCTTTTAGATGAAGGCGACATACGGTCTGAGtgaaaatcagtttaaactgacCGGCTCTGGGTGGCATCTGGGTTTTTCTTTGGTGCAAATTATatatcaaaaaaataaaataaagatttgCAAAAGTAATTCTGGAAAAACTGAAAACATTGTTTCAATTTATCTTTGACTGCTGAAACAGACGGTGAGTAACtattattcaaatgagctgttgTGCTTGGTCAGCAGGTCTAATTTGGGGGAGGGCCGCTTAGTCATACAATTACAGGCTAAAATAATAAtcgtaataatattaataattgacACATTACACAGAGTTGAAGGTGACATTACATATTACAAGTTCCTAACCTTCCTATTACTGCAGATGGGAGTGAAAATGTAACGGGACTGGATCTGTCAGACTTCCCTGCGTTAGCAGACAGGAGTCGGAGGGAAGGGACTGGAAACCCAACACCGGTGCTCAACCCACTGGCTGGACGGGCTCCTTATGGTAGGCCATTAGGCCGTAGAAAGTGTCTTATTTTTACACACATCAAGCTGTAGGAAGTAGGTTCCCCTAGGAGAGGAAATTAATATAAGCTTCTTGATTGGGTTCATAATATTAGCCACGGTTTTGTTTGAACAAACAAGAATAGCGTACGATACCCTTTTGTTGTGATTTATTGCTCATTACACTTTGGGGAATTATAATGTCTACTTCACTATGTTCGTCATCATCAAGTTGGCATGGTGACGAAGCCATCGACTGAACAGACGCAGGACTTCTCCATCCATAACGAGGACTTCCCTGCACTGCCTGGGCCAAACTACAAGGACCCCACGTTGAACACCGACGAAAGCAAAACAGTAAGTGTGAGTCATCGAGGACTCGACGACACAGTCTGACAggatgtctgttttttgtgtcaCGAGTACTCGATAAAGAtggttgttcttgttttttttctttctgtgtatCAAACTGGCTTCCTTTTATTTTCAGAACTTGAACTCCGCAATCAAGAGCTTATCCAACGCAGATGGGCCGAAGTTTCCCGGAGACAAGACGACCTCAGCACAGAACAACAACCAGAAGAAAGGGATCCAGGTGTTGCCCGATGGTGAGACCTCTCAGCCAATCGGATCGCTCCGATTCCACTGAGACATCCCTTCTTAATCGCACAACTCGGGTGAGGCAGTTGGGCTCTCTAGCCTGCATTTGGGCTgagataattattggatgggCTGCAGTGAGGACACCAAACGAATATGTTCAGTATGCTCCAGACCATCGTCATCTCTCCACCAGTCTGTCTGTGACCATCACCTGTGTGGTTTCTCTCAGTGTTAACTGCAGTTCACAGCTCGGCTCCAGCGCCGCGTTGAACTCTGAATTCTCCTGCCGCTGCAGGCCGGGTGACGAACATTCCCTCAGGGATGGTGACGGACCAATTCGGCATGATCGGCCTGCTGACGTTTATCCGGGCGGCAGAGACCGATCCGGGGATGGTCCATCTGGCGCTAGGAAGTGACCTCACGACATTGGGACTCAACTTAAACTCACCAGAGTAAGACCGCCGCTCCACCCGAAATACAGCCACGGTCCGAGTGAcatgagtgcgtgtgtgtcgaTCAGCTGACAATGTGGGCAAGGAATCCATCGTCCTGTGTTGAAACTCAGGCGCCCGTTTAAATATGACGTGACCTATAATCGGTGTTGCAGGTCCAGATGGTTACGACGGTTACCGATTTCACAGCTCTCCTTTCCACTGAGCACATCTTAGTCTCACTATGCCGCCGCCTTCTGGAGCGGTACGACGGAAACCTCCCTTTTAGAGACGGATCTGCCTCTATGCTGACGTAGATTATAATCTGTGCAGGACTC
Encoded proteins:
- the cnot2 gene encoding CCR4-NOT transcription complex subunit 2 isoform X3, whose product is MFGARKKFVEFVEAVDNDFTDDSMYYSQPSIFPHRSDKDSSNVFLQMLSSPSPSSSGQLSQLGASLYGPQSALGFSVRGMGNSTPQLNRNLTQGSQLPSHITPTTGVPTMSLHTPPSPSRGTLPMNTRNMLNHSQVGQSIGMSGRTNSMGSSGLGSPNRSSPSIICMPKQQPARQPFTINSMSGFGMNRNQAFGMNNSLSSNIFNGTVGMVTKPSTEQTQDFSIHNEDFPALPGPNYKDPTLNTDESKTNLNSAIKSLSNADGPKFPGDKTTSAQNNNQKKGIQVLPDGRVTNIPSGMVTDQFGMIGLLTFIRAAETDPGMVHLALGSDLTTLGLNLNSPENLYPKFASPWASSPCRPQDIDFHVPSEYLTNIHIRDKLAAIKLARYGEDLLFYLYYMNGGDLLQLLAAVELFNRDWRYHKEERVWITRAPGMEPTLKTNTYERGTYYFFDCLNWRKVAKEFHLEYDKLEERPHVPTTFNYNPAQQAF
- the cnot2 gene encoding CCR4-NOT transcription complex subunit 2 isoform X1, with translation MFGARKKFVEFVEAVDNDFTDDSMYYSQPSIFPHRSDKDSSNVFLQMLSSPSPSSSGQLSQLGASLYGPQSALGFSVRGMGNSTPQLNRNLTQGSQLPSHITPTTGVPTMSLHTPPSPSRGTLPMNTRNMLNHSQVGQSIGMSGRTNSMGSSGLGSPNRSSPSIICMPKQQPARQPFTINSMSGFGMNRNQAFGMNNSLSSNIFNGTDGSENVTGLDLSDFPALADRSRREGTGNPTPVLNPLAGRAPYVGMVTKPSTEQTQDFSIHNEDFPALPGPNYKDPTLNTDESKTNLNSAIKSLSNADGPKFPGDKTTSAQNNNQKKGIQVLPDGRVTNIPSGMVTDQFGMIGLLTFIRAAETDPGMVHLALGSDLTTLGLNLNSPENLYPKFASPWASSPCRPQDIDFHVPSEYLTNIHIRDKLAAIKLARYGEDLLFYLYYMNGGDLLQLLAAVELFNRDWRYHKEERVWITRAPGMEPTLKTNTYERGTYYFFDCLNWRKVAKEFHLEYDKLEERPHVPTTFNYNPAQQAF
- the cnot2 gene encoding CCR4-NOT transcription complex subunit 2 isoform X2, with the translated sequence MFGARKKFVEFVEAVDNDFTDDSMYYSQPSIFPHRSDKDMLSSPSPSSSGQLSQLGASLYGPQSALGFSVRGMGNSTPQLNRNLTQGSQLPSHITPTTGVPTMSLHTPPSPSRGTLPMNTRNMLNHSQVGQSIGMSGRTNSMGSSGLGSPNRSSPSIICMPKQQPARQPFTINSMSGFGMNRNQAFGMNNSLSSNIFNGTDGSENVTGLDLSDFPALADRSRREGTGNPTPVLNPLAGRAPYVGMVTKPSTEQTQDFSIHNEDFPALPGPNYKDPTLNTDESKTNLNSAIKSLSNADGPKFPGDKTTSAQNNNQKKGIQVLPDGRVTNIPSGMVTDQFGMIGLLTFIRAAETDPGMVHLALGSDLTTLGLNLNSPENLYPKFASPWASSPCRPQDIDFHVPSEYLTNIHIRDKLAAIKLARYGEDLLFYLYYMNGGDLLQLLAAVELFNRDWRYHKEERVWITRAPGMEPTLKTNTYERGTYYFFDCLNWRKVAKEFHLEYDKLEERPHVPTTFNYNPAQQAF